A single genomic interval of Osmerus eperlanus chromosome 14, fOsmEpe2.1, whole genome shotgun sequence harbors:
- the LOC134033821 gene encoding uncharacterized protein LOC134033821 isoform X2: MAQGQLTCFRYAWAIKESDTYCYIDASDENKSNWMRFVSCTTSEEEHNLIVFQWQREIYYRVSKPISPGEEVKVCIGKEYASLLGLGLGESIKCKYGDKENLLSIFQDIQLVRVPGVAAFPEPHDSPSWFNGNQSYINMSGTSSLSSRSQADSNDPNQCSAMEVQDYDFVEGADKLLKHPNTAQVRVWYFFGFEADPSGSGLPLDKTRVMCKLCGENVPFNGSMTAMLSHLGHSHKMRHRNLTNNQTHKYRYSQRESILRGISLDSHGSPPFHELPTTHQSSTQPSRPTTQTTNAIADFLIRDLLPPSMVEGEGFRQMIRTLLPSNQELPSAWQLGGLLTDLHAREKKIRTKTFTTYAGSAEEKDSKHTTIQSKSGTISRTKASCAGTSQVLEPNYVTLSADVWGRDWQGDSETYVTLWAHFLDFDFSPHTLALGTQRLWETETGKEDWTSVEAKVRSMAQEWGICQPCVVIIGGDESEKIKLMEKKESKRREQAKSALHPNSTTFLECEDSVSGDEISGSVQVNRSNLDFPLIPCFLTVVEACIRQVMSHPVISSTLGLFQSLLSSVFHSQNKNRDQSPYSRKLFTALGQQDLAELKSWTNIKPEWSRLYCVLQTLLRHQALISEVIKEMSEEFKDRRGATTTKDSVSTNSVSSDNCKISSISHISNKTIVDAVFPEPSDWKVLDDLCLVLKPLDVACNTVAKEAYPRLSLIKPILTGLLSRHLALGPGVSAILQEVKKIISTTLKSFYDNPQVNRIICLACALDPQFHGLRFMEQKDQVDTFDWLKKEAVRAEEERSSRQLESSANHRVGKNKRNSSSLLPWEMDGCPRRSKRLKEGAPISFKEAEKNDDDDDDEEEEMEEESEASSPGYQGEEEEEEEVQTETMQTTESNSASGMEFLLGDLYGPQAQSKLLSVEECVDAEVSLYRAKKDSALIEQPPLQWWRGKCTVMPLLAKVARAYLAAPAVVGGAAEVFQRQGEGAMHRNRRNIPSAMLDQLLFLHHNHLSCLEQGTCI, encoded by the exons ATGGCCCAAGGACAGTTGACCTGCTTCAGATATGCCTGGGCC ATTAAAGAAAGCGACACCTACTGCTATATTGATGCTTCAGATGAAAACAAATCCAACTGGATGAG GTTTGTGTCATGTACCACCAGTGAGGAGGAGCACAACCTCATTGTGTTCCAGTGGCAAAGGGAAATCTACTACAGGGTCTCCAAGCCCATCTCCCCAGGGGAAGAAGTGAAAGTTTGCATTGGGAAGGAGTATGCTTCCCTTCTGGGATTAGGTCTTG GTGAGAGCATCAAGTGTAAATATGGGGACAAAGAGAACCTGCTTAGCATTTTCCAGGACATCCAACTTGTTCGTGTACCAGGAGTTGCTGCTTTCCCTGAACCCCATGACTCTCCCAGCTGGTTCAACGGTAACCAGTCATATATCAACATGTCTGGGACCAGTAGTCTTTCCAGTAGGTCACAGGCTGACAGCAACGATCCCAATCAATGCTCTGCCATGGAAGTGCAGGACTATGACTTTGTTGAGGGGGCGGATAAGCTGCTAAAGCACCCTAACACTGCTCAGGTTAGAGTGTGGTACTTCTTTGGGTTTGAAGCTGACCCCAGTGGTAGTGGTCTGCCCCTGGACAAGACGAGGGTGATGTGTAAGCTGTGTGGGGAGAATGTGCCTTTTAATGGGAGCATGACAGCCATGCTCAGTCATCTAGGACACAGTCACAAAATGCGGCATCGCAATTTAACTAACAACCAAACCCATAAATACAGATACTCTCAAAGGGAGAGTATCTTAAGAGGCATTTCATTGGATAGCCACGGTTCACCTCCATTTCATGAACTGCCCACGACCCATCAGAGTAGCACACAGCCCAGTAGACCCACCACGCAGACCACCAATGCCATTGCAGACTTCCTTATTAGGGATCTGCTTCCTCCCAGCATGGTGGAAGGAGAAGGCTTCAGGCAGATGATCcgcaccctgctgccctccaacCAGGAGCTGCCTTCTGCCTGGCAGTTAGGGGGCCTACTGACTGACCTCCATGCCCGGGAGAAAAAGATCAGGACAAAAACGTTCACTACTTATGCAGGGAGCGCTGAGGAGAAGGACTCAAAACACACCACCATTCAGTCCAAATCTGGGACCATTTCAAGAACAAAAGCGTCCTGTGCTGGCACTTCTCAAGTTCTGGAGCCTAACTATGTGACCCTCAGTGCAGATGTGTGGGGTCGTGactggcagggtgacagtgagaCATACGTTACCCTGTGGGCTCATTTCCTAGACTTTGAtttcagtccacacacactggctctcGGCACACAAAGGCTGTGGGAAACCGAGACTGGAAAGGAAGATTGGACATCAGTGGAGGCCAAAGTGAGGTCTATGGCTCAAGAGTGGGGCATCTGCCAGCCTTGTGTAGTCATCATTGGAGGGGACGAGAGTGAAAAGATTAAGTTGATGGAAAAGAAGGAAAGTAAAAGAAGAGAACAAGCAAAGAGCGCTCTACATCCTAACTCCACCACCTTTCTAGAGTGTGAGGACTCTGTGTCCGGAGACGAGATCTCTGGGTCAGTGCAGGTGAACCGCTCCAACTTGGACTTCCCACTTATCCCCTGTTTCTTGACCGTTGTCGAGGCATGCATACGGCAagtgatgtcacatcctgtcaTCTCCAGCACCCTTGGCCTTTTTCAGAGCCTCCTATCAAGTGTCTTCCACAGCCAAAATAAAAACAGAGACCAATCTCCGTATTCCAGGAAACTGTTCACAGCCTTGGGACAGCAAGACCTGGCTGAGCTCAAGTCTTGGACTAACATCAAGCCTGAGTGGAGCCGGCTCTACTGTGTGTTGCAGACTCTCCTTCGCCATCAGGCCCTGATATCGGAGGTGATCAAGGAGATGAGTGAAGAATTCAAAGACAGGAGAGGTGCAACCACTACTAAAGATTCTGTTTCTACAAACAGTGTTTCATCAGACAACTGTAAAATAAGCTCCATCTCTCATATCTCCAAcaaaaccattgtggatgctgtTTTTCCAGAGCCTTCTGATTGGAAGGTTCTGGATGACCTCTGCTTGGTGCTGAAGCCTTTGGATGTGGCGTGCAACACTGTTGCTAAAGAAGCATACCCACGGCTCTCGCTGATCAAGCCCATCCTCACCGGGTTGCTCTCACGCCACCTTGCCTTGGGCCCAGGGGTCTCCGCCATTTTACAAGAAGTTAAGAAGATAATAAGTACGACCCTGAAGAGTTTCTATGACAACCCTCAGGTCAACCGGATTATTTGTTTGGCGTGTGCCCTTGACCCACAGTTCCATGGTTTAAGGTTTATGGAACAGAAG GATCAAGTGGACACTTTTGATTGGCTGAAGAAAGAGGCTGTCAGGGCAGAGGAAGAGCGGAGTAGTCGCCAGTTAGAGTCATCGGCCAATCACAGGGTCGGGAAGAACAAGAGGAACTCCTCTTCACTGTTACCATGGGAGATGGACGGGTGTCCTCGACGGAGTAAGCGTCTGAAAGAGGGCGCGCCGATCAGCTTCAAAGAAGCAGAGAAGAACgacgatgacgatgatgatgaagaggaggaaatgGAGGAAGAGTCTGAGGCTAGCTCCCCTGGctaccagggggaggaggaggaggaggaggaagtccaGACTGAAACCATGCAGACCACAGAGTCAAACTCTGCATCTGGTATGGAGTTCCTACTCGGCGATCTGTATGGTCCACAGGCCCAGAGCAAGTTGCTGTCAGTGGAGGAGTGCGTGGACGCAGAGGTGTCCCTGTACAGGGCGAAGAAAGACTCTGCCTTGATAGAGCAGCCCCCCCTTCAGTGGTGGAGGGGAAAGTGCACAGTAATGCCTCTGCTGGCCAAGGTGGCACGGGCATATCTGGCAGCACCGGCCGTGGTGGGCGGAGCCGCGGAGGTGTTCCAACGCCAGGGGGAAGGGGCCATGCACAGGAACAGGAGGAATATCCCTTCTGCTATGCTGGATCAGCTTCTGTTCCTGCATCATAACCATCTTAGCTGCCTAGAGCAGGGCACCTGTATCTAG
- the LOC134033821 gene encoding uncharacterized protein LOC134033821 isoform X1, with the protein MHLVSKYSFTRSAKPLSKIWLYYGFKADDTGKPTIKDEAICLMCRRIVRIKDGNTTNLRAHLRIHHPEEFGNLSGGNDAGIASSWQNFFPGGSVAPVDSTDLFTPQSSLENLIADSVVLGEPFHEGASRAVATLPICLNLIKMSSPESSLQDGVQELRVFAKTLLHQGSVFGPFKGEMAQGQLTCFRYAWAIKESDTYCYIDASDENKSNWMRFVSCTTSEEEHNLIVFQWQREIYYRVSKPISPGEEVKVCIGKEYASLLGLGLGESIKCKYGDKENLLSIFQDIQLVRVPGVAAFPEPHDSPSWFNGNQSYINMSGTSSLSSRSQADSNDPNQCSAMEVQDYDFVEGADKLLKHPNTAQVRVWYFFGFEADPSGSGLPLDKTRVMCKLCGENVPFNGSMTAMLSHLGHSHKMRHRNLTNNQTHKYRYSQRESILRGISLDSHGSPPFHELPTTHQSSTQPSRPTTQTTNAIADFLIRDLLPPSMVEGEGFRQMIRTLLPSNQELPSAWQLGGLLTDLHAREKKIRTKTFTTYAGSAEEKDSKHTTIQSKSGTISRTKASCAGTSQVLEPNYVTLSADVWGRDWQGDSETYVTLWAHFLDFDFSPHTLALGTQRLWETETGKEDWTSVEAKVRSMAQEWGICQPCVVIIGGDESEKIKLMEKKESKRREQAKSALHPNSTTFLECEDSVSGDEISGSVQVNRSNLDFPLIPCFLTVVEACIRQVMSHPVISSTLGLFQSLLSSVFHSQNKNRDQSPYSRKLFTALGQQDLAELKSWTNIKPEWSRLYCVLQTLLRHQALISEVIKEMSEEFKDRRGATTTKDSVSTNSVSSDNCKISSISHISNKTIVDAVFPEPSDWKVLDDLCLVLKPLDVACNTVAKEAYPRLSLIKPILTGLLSRHLALGPGVSAILQEVKKIISTTLKSFYDNPQVNRIICLACALDPQFHGLRFMEQKDQVDTFDWLKKEAVRAEEERSSRQLESSANHRVGKNKRNSSSLLPWEMDGCPRRSKRLKEGAPISFKEAEKNDDDDDDEEEEMEEESEASSPGYQGEEEEEEEVQTETMQTTESNSASGMEFLLGDLYGPQAQSKLLSVEECVDAEVSLYRAKKDSALIEQPPLQWWRGKCTVMPLLAKVARAYLAAPAVVGGAAEVFQRQGEGAMHRNRRNIPSAMLDQLLFLHHNHLSCLEQGTCI; encoded by the exons ATGCATTTAGTTTCAAAATATAGCTTTACACGTAGTGCTAAGCCGCTTAGCAAAATATGGCTTTACTACGGTTTTAAAGCAGATGATACAGGAAAACCGACTATAAAGGACGAAGCAATTTGCCTAATGTGCCGAAGGATAGTACGTATCAAAGACGGAAACACAACTAATTTAAGAGCTCACTTGAGAATACATCATCCAGAGGAGTTTGGCAATCTTTCTGGTGGCAATGATGCTGGCATTGCATCTTCTTGGCAGAATTTTTTTCCAG GTGGCAGCGTGGCCCCTGTGGACAGTACGGATTTATTTACTCCCCAAAGTTCCCTGGAAAACCTCATAGCAGACAGTGTGGTACTGGGGGAGCCATTCCATGAAGGTGCATCAAGAGCAGTGGCCACACTCCCTATATGCCTTAATCTAATAAAGATGTCCTCCCCTGAGAGTTCGTTACAGGACGGGGTGCAGGAGCTAAGGGTGTTTGCTAAGACTCTGCTACACCAGGGCAGTGTATTTGGACCCTTCAAAGGGGAGATGGCCCAAGGACAGTTGACCTGCTTCAGATATGCCTGGGCC ATTAAAGAAAGCGACACCTACTGCTATATTGATGCTTCAGATGAAAACAAATCCAACTGGATGAG GTTTGTGTCATGTACCACCAGTGAGGAGGAGCACAACCTCATTGTGTTCCAGTGGCAAAGGGAAATCTACTACAGGGTCTCCAAGCCCATCTCCCCAGGGGAAGAAGTGAAAGTTTGCATTGGGAAGGAGTATGCTTCCCTTCTGGGATTAGGTCTTG GTGAGAGCATCAAGTGTAAATATGGGGACAAAGAGAACCTGCTTAGCATTTTCCAGGACATCCAACTTGTTCGTGTACCAGGAGTTGCTGCTTTCCCTGAACCCCATGACTCTCCCAGCTGGTTCAACGGTAACCAGTCATATATCAACATGTCTGGGACCAGTAGTCTTTCCAGTAGGTCACAGGCTGACAGCAACGATCCCAATCAATGCTCTGCCATGGAAGTGCAGGACTATGACTTTGTTGAGGGGGCGGATAAGCTGCTAAAGCACCCTAACACTGCTCAGGTTAGAGTGTGGTACTTCTTTGGGTTTGAAGCTGACCCCAGTGGTAGTGGTCTGCCCCTGGACAAGACGAGGGTGATGTGTAAGCTGTGTGGGGAGAATGTGCCTTTTAATGGGAGCATGACAGCCATGCTCAGTCATCTAGGACACAGTCACAAAATGCGGCATCGCAATTTAACTAACAACCAAACCCATAAATACAGATACTCTCAAAGGGAGAGTATCTTAAGAGGCATTTCATTGGATAGCCACGGTTCACCTCCATTTCATGAACTGCCCACGACCCATCAGAGTAGCACACAGCCCAGTAGACCCACCACGCAGACCACCAATGCCATTGCAGACTTCCTTATTAGGGATCTGCTTCCTCCCAGCATGGTGGAAGGAGAAGGCTTCAGGCAGATGATCcgcaccctgctgccctccaacCAGGAGCTGCCTTCTGCCTGGCAGTTAGGGGGCCTACTGACTGACCTCCATGCCCGGGAGAAAAAGATCAGGACAAAAACGTTCACTACTTATGCAGGGAGCGCTGAGGAGAAGGACTCAAAACACACCACCATTCAGTCCAAATCTGGGACCATTTCAAGAACAAAAGCGTCCTGTGCTGGCACTTCTCAAGTTCTGGAGCCTAACTATGTGACCCTCAGTGCAGATGTGTGGGGTCGTGactggcagggtgacagtgagaCATACGTTACCCTGTGGGCTCATTTCCTAGACTTTGAtttcagtccacacacactggctctcGGCACACAAAGGCTGTGGGAAACCGAGACTGGAAAGGAAGATTGGACATCAGTGGAGGCCAAAGTGAGGTCTATGGCTCAAGAGTGGGGCATCTGCCAGCCTTGTGTAGTCATCATTGGAGGGGACGAGAGTGAAAAGATTAAGTTGATGGAAAAGAAGGAAAGTAAAAGAAGAGAACAAGCAAAGAGCGCTCTACATCCTAACTCCACCACCTTTCTAGAGTGTGAGGACTCTGTGTCCGGAGACGAGATCTCTGGGTCAGTGCAGGTGAACCGCTCCAACTTGGACTTCCCACTTATCCCCTGTTTCTTGACCGTTGTCGAGGCATGCATACGGCAagtgatgtcacatcctgtcaTCTCCAGCACCCTTGGCCTTTTTCAGAGCCTCCTATCAAGTGTCTTCCACAGCCAAAATAAAAACAGAGACCAATCTCCGTATTCCAGGAAACTGTTCACAGCCTTGGGACAGCAAGACCTGGCTGAGCTCAAGTCTTGGACTAACATCAAGCCTGAGTGGAGCCGGCTCTACTGTGTGTTGCAGACTCTCCTTCGCCATCAGGCCCTGATATCGGAGGTGATCAAGGAGATGAGTGAAGAATTCAAAGACAGGAGAGGTGCAACCACTACTAAAGATTCTGTTTCTACAAACAGTGTTTCATCAGACAACTGTAAAATAAGCTCCATCTCTCATATCTCCAAcaaaaccattgtggatgctgtTTTTCCAGAGCCTTCTGATTGGAAGGTTCTGGATGACCTCTGCTTGGTGCTGAAGCCTTTGGATGTGGCGTGCAACACTGTTGCTAAAGAAGCATACCCACGGCTCTCGCTGATCAAGCCCATCCTCACCGGGTTGCTCTCACGCCACCTTGCCTTGGGCCCAGGGGTCTCCGCCATTTTACAAGAAGTTAAGAAGATAATAAGTACGACCCTGAAGAGTTTCTATGACAACCCTCAGGTCAACCGGATTATTTGTTTGGCGTGTGCCCTTGACCCACAGTTCCATGGTTTAAGGTTTATGGAACAGAAG GATCAAGTGGACACTTTTGATTGGCTGAAGAAAGAGGCTGTCAGGGCAGAGGAAGAGCGGAGTAGTCGCCAGTTAGAGTCATCGGCCAATCACAGGGTCGGGAAGAACAAGAGGAACTCCTCTTCACTGTTACCATGGGAGATGGACGGGTGTCCTCGACGGAGTAAGCGTCTGAAAGAGGGCGCGCCGATCAGCTTCAAAGAAGCAGAGAAGAACgacgatgacgatgatgatgaagaggaggaaatgGAGGAAGAGTCTGAGGCTAGCTCCCCTGGctaccagggggaggaggaggaggaggaggaagtccaGACTGAAACCATGCAGACCACAGAGTCAAACTCTGCATCTGGTATGGAGTTCCTACTCGGCGATCTGTATGGTCCACAGGCCCAGAGCAAGTTGCTGTCAGTGGAGGAGTGCGTGGACGCAGAGGTGTCCCTGTACAGGGCGAAGAAAGACTCTGCCTTGATAGAGCAGCCCCCCCTTCAGTGGTGGAGGGGAAAGTGCACAGTAATGCCTCTGCTGGCCAAGGTGGCACGGGCATATCTGGCAGCACCGGCCGTGGTGGGCGGAGCCGCGGAGGTGTTCCAACGCCAGGGGGAAGGGGCCATGCACAGGAACAGGAGGAATATCCCTTCTGCTATGCTGGATCAGCTTCTGTTCCTGCATCATAACCATCTTAGCTGCCTAGAGCAGGGCACCTGTATCTAG
- the slc43a3a gene encoding solute carrier family 43 member 3a, translating into MLGCEGRTGQRYRLTLVTGLVECLCFAGVVFGYASLVFVLKEDGYFQDLCVNVTGANSTLVNTDCGAQDEQFSLVFTIASFLNNFLSLPNGVIFDCFGTMATRLLGIFLYTTGTLLVAFSSAVYSLLLFPALSCIAVGGILLLITNMQVGNLFGSRRSTIITLYNGAFDSSSAVFLLFKVLYEVGVSLRASFLVLSVGSVVHLLRTLFLLPRTHIPYPLPECYTYGISFGKENSYDVEEFEKTQDATLTPDGEGETDDRPLQSEDVGPSEDVVSFRSCVLSWFFLWHLIWLSVMQLRHYLFIGTLNPMLNRLANNDPTLVSKYTNAFAFTQLCGVLCAPWNGLLMDRHKGRPLAPGETEREADLRSSILSLFLTSLQCLLFSVCASTPLLPLQYLTFILQVLNRSFLYGGNAAFISIAFPPSHFGKLYGLMMSLSAVVSLLQYPCFALVKGTLGGDPFYVNIALTLLTLLAFIHPLCVCLYCRRLANQREDGQMDAGTGG; encoded by the exons ATGCTGGGATGTgagggcaggacagggcagaGGTATCGTCTGACCCTGGTCACAGGATTGGTGGAGTGTCTGTGTTTCGCTGGAGTCGTGTTTGGCTACGCCTCTCTGGTGTTTGTGCTGAAGGAGGATGGATACTTCCAGGACTTGTGTGTCAATGTGACTGGAGCCAACAGTACTCTGGTGAACACAG ACTGTGGAGCGCAGGATGAACAGTTTTCTCTGGTCTTCACCATCGCCTCATTTCTGAACAACTTCCTCAGTCTTCCCAATGGAGTCATATTTGACTGCTTTGGCACCATGGCGACGAGGCTGCTGGGAAT ATTCCTCTATACCACCGGTACCTTGCTAGTAGCCTTCTCCAGTGCAG TGTATTCTTTGCTGCTGTTCCCAGCCCTATCCTGCATTGCTGTGGGAGGAATACTGTTGCTCATTACAAACATGCag GTTGGTAACCTGTTCGGGTCCCGTCGCTCCACCATTATTACCCTCTATAATGGAGCCTTTGATTCTTCCTCTGCAGTCTTCCTCCTATTTAAG GTGCTGTATGAAGTAGGAGTCTCTCTACGCGCCTCCTTTCTGGTTCTCTCCGTCGGCAGTGTTGTCCATCTCCTCCGGACACTCTTCCTCTTACCCAGAACTCACATCCCCTACCCCCTACCGGAATGCTACACCTATGG AATAAGCTTTGGTAAAGAAAACAGCTACGACGTAGAGGAGTTTGAGAAAACCCAAGATGCCACATTAACAccagatggggagggggaaacTGATGATAGGCCCTTACAGTCCGAGGATGTTGGGCCTTCTGAAGACG TGGTCAGTTTCAGGAGCTGTgtcctgtcctggttcttcttgTGGCACCTTATCTGGCTGTCTGTCATGCAACTGCGTCACTATCTATTCATTGGAACATTAAACCCTATGCTCAACCGCCTGGCCAACAACGATCCAAccctgg tgAGTAAGTACACCAATGCATTTGCCTTCACCCAGTTGTGTGGGGttctctgtgctccctggaACGGCCTCCTCATGGACAGACACAAGGGCAGGCCTCTGGCTCCAG gagagacagagagggaggcggaCCTGCGCTCGTCCattctttccctcttcctcacctccctgcagtgcctcctcttctctgtctgtgcctccactcccctcctcccgctcCAGTACCTCACCTTCATCCTGCAGGTCCTCAACCGCTCATTCCTCTACGGAGGCAACGCCGCATTCATCAGCATAGC TTTCCCACCCAGTCACTTTGGGAAGCTGTACGGTCTGATGATGTCTCTGTCAGCGGTGGTGTCTCTGCTCCAGTACCCTTGCTTCGCCCTAGTCAAAGGAACCCTGGGAGGGGACCCCTTCTAT GTGAACATTGCTCTGACCTTGCTCACTTTGCTGGCTTTTATCCacccactgtgtgtctgtctctactgCCGGAGGCTGGCCAACCAGAGggaggatggacagatggatgcCGGTACAGGTGGCTGA